Within Sporosarcina sp. PTS2304, the genomic segment GTACTCGCTGACATTGGAAGCGACCATGCATATTTACCGTGCTATTTGACGAATAAAGGAATCATTTCAAAAGCAATCGCCGGAGAAGTAGTAAAAGGCCCGTATGATCAGGCAGTACGAAATGTACAAGCCAATGGTTTCGGGGACAAGATAGACGTCCGTCTAGCAAATGGACTTCAAGCGATTCAACCAACAGACGGAGTGGAAACAGTAACGATTGCAGGAATGGGTGGCACATTAATCGCTAGCATTCTAGAATCAGGCAAAGATTGTCTTGCTGGTGTGAAGCGGATTATTGCACAACCAAATATTTATGCAATTGCTGTCCGTCAATGGGCAGTAGAAAATGGTTTTTTTATCGTGGATGAAGAGATTTTGCTAGAGGATGGAAAAATCTATGAAGTCGTTGTGTTAGAAAGAGGAATAGCCCACTATACCCCAACGGAACTGTTAGTAGGCCCCATTCTTAAAGAGAAGGCGTCTGCTGTTTTTCATGCGAAATGGGAGAGAGAAATGCAAGAATGGAATCGTGTATTAACGGCTCTCAATCAGGCGGAACAAACCGAAGAGATTCAGCAGAAGAAAGCATCCATTGAATATCACTATGAACTAGTTAGGAAGGTGTTAGCGACATGAAAAAAGCAAATGGTCATCAAATTATCGAAGTTTTTGAAAGTTGGTCACCGAAACGGCTAGCGTTTGAAGGAGATCCGGTAGGTTTACATATCGGCCAATTAAATCGTCCTGTTGATAAAGTACTTATCACACTCGATGTAAATGAACGAGTAATTGATGAAGCGATTGAACAGGGAGCGACACTCATTATCGCGCATCATCCCCCTCTCTTTCGTCCTGTGAAAACGATTTGGACAGATTCACCGCAAGGAAAGATGATCGAAAAATGTATCAAGCATGATATTGCCGTTTACGCAGCGCATACGAATCTCGATATTGCTGAAGGAGGCGTCAATGACATGCTTGCCGAACGTTTGGGTATTATGGATACAGAGCCGATTGAAGTGACAGATTCAGAGCACTTGGTGAAACTTGCGGTTTTTTGTCCACAGTCGGAAGCGAATGCTCTGCGCCAGCAATTAGCTATAGCGGGAGCGGGTGCTATCGGAGATTACACAGGTTGTAGTTTTAGTTCGCAAGGGATTGGACGATTTACGCCAGTAGATGGTGCAAATCCGACGATTGGAGAAGTAGGAGAAGCTACTTGTGTAGAGGAAGAACGTATTGAAGTGGTCTTCCCTGAAAGTTTGCAGTCAAAAGTACTGAAGGCAATGTTTAGCGCACATCCATACGAAGAGCCTGCATTTGATTTGTTTAAGATGCAGCAGAAAACGAACGTGCAAGGGATTGGACGTGTGGGTTATATTGCGGAGAGTTTGACGTTACAGCAATTCGCTGAGCATGTGAAGCAAGCATTCGGTGTGCCTGCTTTACGTTTTGTTGGTGATCCAAAGACATTGGTGCGTAAGGTGGCGGTTCTTGGCGGTGATGGGAATAAGTATATTTCGGCTGCTAAGCGTAAAGGGGCAGATGTGTTAGTTACGGGCGATTTGTATTATCATGTGGCTCAAGATGCGGAGGCTTTGGGGCTTGCAGTCGTGGATCCGGGTCATAATGTGGAGAAGATTATGATTGCGGGTGTGGCGGAGAAGTTGTCTGTGCTTTGTCAAGATAAGAGTTTGGATGTGACGTGTGTAGAGTCTAAAGTGATTACAGAGCCGTTTCAGTTTTTAGTTTGAGTTAGCGGTGTTTGGTCGTGACTCGACTTCGTTTTCGGTTTCTGGAGTTAATAAGGGTTCAAATTCCAGTTATTGCTTCGGCGCGTGGGGGGATTGCTGTCCCTCAGCGCTGAAGTGAATTCAGTGAACCGATCACTTTCAAAATCCGTAACGGTACTAAGTAATCTTGCATTACCCAAAATCTTTCCATGAAAAAAACTGCCCTAAAGCAAGGGCAGTTTTTATTTCCATCTTAAGGCTCAATCCGAACGACCGGACTTGGATTTTTAATCTTCGGCAAAATCTTCTCCAACTTAAATTTACGCTCCGGATGATGCGTGGCAGGATCTTCTGCATCGAAGTCGCCTAAGTATGCTATAACCTCTCTGACGATCACAGTTGGCGTAGAAGCGCCTGCTGTGACAGCTACCGTCTCAATATCCATCAACCACGCAGGATCGATTTCTGACACGTCAGAGATACGATAAGAAGGCGTATTGGCGATTTCTACAGACACTTGCGTTAACCGATTGGAGTTATTACTCTTTGGATCGCCGACGACAATAAGTAAATCCGCTTCGCCCGCTTGCTCGGCTACTGCTTCTTGACGTACTTGTGTAGCTAAACAAATTTCCTGATGAACTTCAATATGCGGAAACTTTCGCTCTAACTCTTCCATCAAATGTGCGACATCCCATTGACTCATCGTTGTCTGGTTAGTTACCAACAGTTTTTCATTATAGATCTCCAGATTTTCAATATCTTCTAGTCGTTCGATCAAATGAACTGAATCCGGAGCGACTCCGATGGCGCCTTCTGGTTCAGGGTGATGCTTTTTGCCAATGTACAAAATATCATAACCTTCCGCCACTTTCTCTTCAATTAAATGATGA encodes:
- a CDS encoding tRNA (adenine(22)-N(1))-methyltransferase TrmK, which encodes MNTNQLSKRLALVASFVPRDTVLADIGSDHAYLPCYLTNKGIISKAIAGEVVKGPYDQAVRNVQANGFGDKIDVRLANGLQAIQPTDGVETVTIAGMGGTLIASILESGKDCLAGVKRIIAQPNIYAIAVRQWAVENGFFIVDEEILLEDGKIYEVVVLERGIAHYTPTELLVGPILKEKASAVFHAKWEREMQEWNRVLTALNQAEQTEEIQQKKASIEYHYELVRKVLAT
- a CDS encoding Nif3-like dinuclear metal center hexameric protein is translated as MKKANGHQIIEVFESWSPKRLAFEGDPVGLHIGQLNRPVDKVLITLDVNERVIDEAIEQGATLIIAHHPPLFRPVKTIWTDSPQGKMIEKCIKHDIAVYAAHTNLDIAEGGVNDMLAERLGIMDTEPIEVTDSEHLVKLAVFCPQSEANALRQQLAIAGAGAIGDYTGCSFSSQGIGRFTPVDGANPTIGEVGEATCVEEERIEVVFPESLQSKVLKAMFSAHPYEEPAFDLFKMQQKTNVQGIGRVGYIAESLTLQQFAEHVKQAFGVPALRFVGDPKTLVRKVAVLGGDGNKYISAAKRKGADVLVTGDLYYHVAQDAEALGLAVVDPGHNVEKIMIAGVAEKLSVLCQDKSLDVTCVESKVITEPFQFLV
- a CDS encoding 4-hydroxy-3-methylbut-2-enyl diphosphate reductase, translated to MKVLKISPRGYCYGVVDAMVIARNAALDKSLPRPIYILGMIVHNKHVTDAFEEDGIITLDGENRLDILRKVDKGTVIYTAHGVSPEVRKLAKEKGLVAIDATCPDVSVTHHLIEEKVAEGYDILYIGKKHHPEPEGAIGVAPDSVHLIERLEDIENLEIYNEKLLVTNQTTMSQWDVAHLMEELERKFPHIEVHQEICLATQVRQEAVAEQAGEADLLIVVGDPKSNNSNRLTQVSVEIANTPSYRISDVSEIDPAWLMDIETVAVTAGASTPTVIVREVIAYLGDFDAEDPATHHPERKFKLEKILPKIKNPSPVVRIEP